Within Triticum dicoccoides isolate Atlit2015 ecotype Zavitan chromosome 1B, WEW_v2.0, whole genome shotgun sequence, the genomic segment ACATAATTTTGTATTGCCATGGGCCCGACCCATTTTAGCTAGGGTGGGGCTTTGTTTTTTGTTTCTCATTTTTGGAATTTATTTTCTTCTTTTACGGATTTCATAAATGGTAATGCTAACTGGCGGATGTTCGGTGAGAAGGAACTCTCAGGGAATGCACTCGCAACCACTCGATCGGGGATCAAACGATGTCAGGTTTTGGAAAATATTGCCTTCTCTAGGAAGGAATTTCCGTGCTTGTCTGAACATATTGCCATCCCCTACAACTAAAATTGTCATAGAAACCGTTCGCAAATGTCATCTTCCCTAGCGAACGTTCCCCGGCTAATAGGGTCCTTTCATAAATTAATTTATTTGGTTTTcccttttgtttgtttttttttaATTCCTTTACTGTTTTTTATTTTTCGGTCGCTAAATTTGTTCTTTATGTTTTTCTGCATCATTTTCTGTTTTTAATGAATTAGACATGTATACATATATTTATTTTATGCATAGAATATTTTTCCTACTAATGAACATATCTTCAGAAAGTTCTAAAAATAGTTATATCTATGGACAGTGGAATATATTTAATTATTTCATAATATTGCACATTTATATCAATTGAAATAATGTTTTTACACAGGGTTTTACTTGTCCATGTGTGTCTGAAAAAATATTCACATCACATTTGTAAATTTTCTCGAATACTAAAAATGTTTTATACAAATTTTTAGTATGCACCATCTTTGCATTCCATGAACCTGTTTCTTTTTTAAGTCTCGAGCTTACAGAAGTAATACAATCAGCATTGGAACTCGAAGAAAAACATCTGAAAACGAAGTCTCTTTTTATTTTAAGTTGATGAAGACGGCCACGAATGGGAAATAAACAAGAgctatattttcctatattttgtctttttttttgagaattatATTTTTAGAGCTATATCTGGCTGGTGTGTCCAATGCCAACCAGAGCGGCGGCCGGCGGggtacccaccggcgcggcgcggaCGGCCAATCGACCATTCGAACCCCGCTGCCGGCGCGATCTCTCCGGTACCCACCTCTTCCTTCTCCCCTCATATCCCGGCCTACTCTTCTGCTCGCTCACCGGAGCTTTCTTCGCTGCTCCCGTCGTGTCCGCTGGCTATGCACGCCAGGTGTTCGACGCATTGCTCGGCGCGTTTGGGGTGGTTGCGATGTTCGAAGTACGATAACATTCGATGATTTTGTTGCTTCTTTGCAGGAATGATGGCAGCAGACAAGAAACCACACCCGCAGCCACAGTCGTCGTGGTCAGACCTCCCGCTGGACATAGTAGCCTTGTTCTCAGCCTGCTCCCAGGCCCGTCGATGGGGCAGGCCAAATTGGCCGACCGTCCCGGGCCCCCAAAATTTTGGGGGCCCCATCAGGGGAAATTATATGAAAAGCCCACTAACTGAGCAAGGAGCCCATTCACGTACACGCCTCGCTGCTTCGGCCGCTGATGCCGGTAGGGCTTCTTCTGTCGTCTGACGCCCGATCCGATCGCTCGCCTCGTGCTGGCCGCCCTCGCCGTCGTCGGCCTCCGGCCCTCCCCCAGTCTTCCTCTTGTCTCCTCGGCCCCTCGCCAGATGGATGTTGCATGCTACTAGTTGACTAGTTCCCCAAGCGATTTTCTTCAGAGTCCTTTCTGAATTTTTGTACAGCTCGAAGACCCAAAGCAATCTGCATCTCCTGACCCGAAAAATCAAGAGACACACTGCTGCTCCATTATTATATGTATGCTCTTAGTTTTTGAATTTTGGTGCACAAAATGATCACATAGATAGTTAGTAAACTTGAGCATTAGCCAATGTACTTCCTATATATCGATAAGTGATACAATTCTTTACACTTTGCAGCAAGAGGTTTAGACTTCAGATGGATTGATGCAACTATTTCGGCGATAATTGCTAATTCAAGCTTCAAGGTGCAACCTTTTTCTTTTCTTATCTTGATAAATGATAAACTTAGAACTTCAGTTATAAGAGTGTATATCAAAATTTAGGAACCCATTTTGCATTTCGTCCCGGGCCACTGTATTTCTGGAGACGGCCCTGCCTACTCCCCGAGTACGCCCACCGTGCCGTCTTTGTTGTGGTGTGCCCGCACTGGCGTGTGGCCGCGAGGCAGCAGCTCGTGCCCCCGCCActgcctcttctcgcgctcccagacgGCACCTTCTACAGCATCTTGTACCCTAGGCTCTATTCCTTCCCTAGTTGCGGCTTCGCAGGGTACGAGAGTGTCTGTGGCAGCTGGCTTGTCTTCCCACGTGACGACGGGTGCTTCCTGGTCAATCCATTCTCCAGGGCCACCGTCACGCTCCCTGCTCTCTCCTGCGTCCGACTCCGTCCTCCAAATGCAGTCGCTAAGTGGTCACTCGAGGATGGGTCAAAAGTTGCCGACCCTTACATCACATGGATGCATATCAATACATCGGAAAAGGTGCACATAAGTAAGCTAATCCCGTGCTCGCCAAACCTTGTTGCTGCACTGGTTGGCATTGGACACACCAGCCAGATTCTACTGTGCCAGCCAGGGGCCTCGTCGTGGTCAGTGCGTGCTTACGATCAGTGTAAGGGGTTCGAAGACATGGCGTTCTACCAGGGCAAGCTATACGCTATTGCCAATGACGACAACCTCGTTGTGGTGAACATCAGCCAGGACCATAGCACCGGCAATCTACAGGTTTCTCGGATTGGACAAATCATCAAGGGTGAGCCATGGTATCCAGTTGTGTTGGAAGATAACACTATGCCCTGCAAGAAGCTCTACCTGGTTGAATCGCATGGGGCACTGCTGATGGTACGAAGGGCAATTTGGTGCCGGGTACCTGGACCTGGAGTGCCTAGTGAAGTTGTTGCTGGAGTGAGCGGGTTTGAGGTTTTCAAGGCCGACTTTGAGCATTCACGGTGGGTCAAGGTGTCGACCATGGGGGATGACCAAGTGTTGTTTCTAGGGCGAAGGTGCTCCAGGGCCATGTCTGTGTCTCAGTACGGGCTGTTGGGTGATTATATCTTCTTCTTGGATGATGATGAGGAGAATCATATGGACTACTGCTACGACAAGGAGAACACTTCTTTCGGCGCCTATGACATGAGATCCAGCAGTGTCCTTCCGGCATATCCCAGTATTTTCTGGAAGTGTTGTGATGAGATGCGTCTGGCTGCATGGCTCTTCCCTGAGGACCGATGAGAATGTGTCATAATTTATAattaaagaagggcttgccccttccgattttcattactgaaaaccactgaGTTCTACAAACGAGTTCAAACAGGAACGAAAAGATCGAAACGGAGCCAACATGGCCATACGGCATCAGGGCCAGCCACCCCAAACATCCCCAAGTTCACCAACAGCCACAAAGTTCGATCTGTCTCGATCACCATTACAGCAAAGCAAAGACAAAAGCAGCAAAAGGAGCCAGTGATCCTGTCTACAGGAACAACAAACATCAGGTTCACCACCGCAGGAGagtcttcattccagcctcgctaCATTGATCCTCCACCCCTGCTTGGCTGTGAACACTTCATTTGCTGCCTGTTCTAGCACCCTTGCTCCCAGCTCCAACGTTTTTCTTGATGACTCCTTTATCTGCATAATGGACCAGTCAGTTAACCACCTGCACATCAGTTTGACAATATATAAAGGATCATTTATCCTTTTCTTTTCGAAGACAATTGCATTCCTGCTTTTCCAAATTGCCAAAAGCAGGGCTGAAATCCCCACCAGAACCAGTTTCTTATCATCTTTATTAAATTTCCTAATCCATTCCCCAAAACAGTCTTTTACATTTGATGGAACAGTTTTAAATCCACACACACATCTAACTAAACTCCATAACAATGAAGCAACCAAGCAAGAAAAGAATTAATGATCAATTGATTCATCTTTCCCACACAGAACACATCCTTTCCCACCCTTCCAGCCTTTTTTAAGCAGCACATCTCTAGTTAGGATGCTTTTTTTATTAATCAACCACAAAGACACTTTCAGTTTTGCAGGCACCTTGGTCTTCCATAAGTATTTCTGTGGGAATTTTATCCCAACAGCTATCAGTTTTCTATATAAGGACCCCACAGAAAACTTATGATCAGCAGTGAGGCTCCAGAGAACTTTGTCTGCCCCTCCCTGCATTTGAATATCCTCACATCTTTTTTTGAGACAGTTCCAAAGCCCCAAAGTCTCCCCATGGAAGGTCCTTCTAAATTTAAACCCATGCCACCCTTTTTGTATGGCCTCTTCCACAGTAATGTTGTGGTCAAAGCATATATCATATAGTCTAGGGTAAGCCTCCCTCAAAGGTTTATTATCAACCCATGAATCTTCCCAAAACCTAGTATTTCTCCCATCTCCCACTTTTTTCCTAACAAATTTGTAGAAAATCTCTTTAATTTTAAGCAAGTCAGCCCAAAATTGGGAATCCCCAGGCTTCTTGCTGACCAGAGCCAAACAACCCCCTTTTCTATATTTTCCATCCAAAATATCCTGCCACAGACCTTCCTCATTCTCCATTTTCCAAAACCACTTAGCAAGGAGTGCAATATTCATTATTTCTAGATT encodes:
- the LOC119350873 gene encoding uncharacterized protein LOC119350873, which translates into the protein MGQAKLADPRGLDFRWIDATISAIIANSSFKNFSYKSVYQNLGTHFAFRPGPLYFWRRPCLLPEYAHRAVFVVVCPHWRVAARQQLVPPPLPLLALPDGTFYSILYPRLYSFPSCGFAGYESVCGSWLVFPRDDGCFLVNPFSRATVTLPALSCVRLRPPNAVAKWSLEDGSKVADPYITWMHINTSEKVHISKLIPCSPNLVAALVGIGHTSQILLCQPGASSWSVRAYDQCKGFEDMAFYQGKLYAIANDDNLVVVNISQDHSTGNLQVSRIGQIIKGEPWYPVVLEDNTMPCKKLYLVESHGALLMVRRAIWCRVPGPGVPSEVVAGVSGFEVFKADFEHSRWVKVSTMGDDQVLFLGRRCSRAMSVSQYGLLGDYIFFLDDDEENHMDYCYDKENTSFGAYDMRSSSVLPAYPSIFWKCCDEMRLAAWLFPEDR